The following proteins are co-located in the Camelina sativa cultivar DH55 chromosome 12, Cs, whole genome shotgun sequence genome:
- the LOC104729928 gene encoding B3 domain-containing protein REM16-like isoform X3, whose translation MKLFSSLINSLKVRYLSVVATGKRERKKMEENCEDCMQWEEELYWTHFQTLHFSQLLLPGFHHRLVIPQKFSIHCKRKLPQIVTLKSPSGAIYNVRVEQDDDEKTLAFRSGWEKFVKDHSLKENDLLVFKFHGVSEFEVLIFDGQTLCERPASYFVRKCGHADKTKVSQTGYDQEEHFNSDIDTASAQLPVISPTSTGRVSKEKYPFSGLKKMRGEISNDSLDHKPAGRRNKALSLAQRVVLPDGFMVVMKRSHVSKCFLTIPYKWCLKNNLLARQEVVMQVDQKKWVMKFNFFGSRGRGGISTGWKKFVQDNNLRESDVCVFEPTNSETKPLHLHVYIFRAAEAESSNNG comes from the exons ATGAAATTGTTTTCTTCACTAATAAATTCCTTAAAAGTAAGATATCTCTCGGTGGTGGCAACTGgcaagagagagaggaagaagatggaagagaACTGCGAGGACTGCATGCAATGGGAAGAAGAACTCTACTGGACTCATTTCCAGACCCTCCATTTCTCTCAGCTCCTCCTTCCTGGTTTCCATCATCGTCTC GTCATACCTCAAAAGTTTTCAATACATTGCAAAAGAAAGCTACCACAGATTGTGACTCTCAAAAGTCCAAGTGGCGCTATATACAATGTGAGAGTCgagcaagatgatgatgaaaagacACTGGCTTTTCGTAGTGGGTGGGAAAAGTTTGTGAAAGATCATTCGCTAAAGGAGAATGATCTATTGGTCTTCAAGTTCCATGGAGTGTCTGAGTTTGAAGTTTTGATTTTCGATGGACAGACCTTGTGTGAGAGACCCGCTTCTTATTTCGTCAGGAAATGTGGACATGCAGACAAGACCAAAG TATCTCAGACCGGTTatgatcaagaagaacattTTAACTCTGACATTGATACAGCATCTGCCCAGCTTCCTGTTATCTCTCCAACTAGTACCGGACGAGTCAGTAAAGAAAAGTATCCCTTTAGCGGTTTAAAGAAGATGCGAGGAGAAATAAGTAATGATAGTCTCGATCATAAACCTG CTGGTCGCAGAAATAAAGCCTTATCTCTGGCTCAGAGAGTCGTTTTGCCGGATGGTTTCATGGTGGTCATGAAACGCTCTCATGTGTCGAAATGTTTTCTG ACAATCCCATACAAATGGTGCCTGAAGAACAATCTTTTAGCACGTCAAGAAGTGGTGATGCAGGTGGATCAAAAGAAATGGGTCATGAAGTTTAACTTTTTCGGATCACGTGGTCGTGGTGGGATATCAACCGGGTGGAAGAAGTTTGTACAAGACAACAACTTGCGGGAGAGTGATGTCTGTGTGTTTGAGCCAACAAATTCTGAAACAAAACCGCTTCATCTCCATGTCTATATTTTCCGTGCTGCAGAAGCGGAAAGTAGCAACAACGGTTGA
- the LOC104729928 gene encoding B3 domain-containing protein REM16-like isoform X2, with product MKLFSSLINSLKVRYLSVVATGKRERKKMEENCEDCMQWEEELYWTHFQTLHFSQLLLPGFHHRLVIPQKFSIHCKRKLPQIVTLKSPSGAIYNVRVEQDDDEKTLAFRSGWEKFVKDHSLKENDLLVFKFHGVSEFEVLIFDGQTLCERPASYFVRKCGHADKTKVSQTGYDQEEHFNSDIDTASAQLPVISPTSTGRVSKEKYPFSGLKKMRGEISNDSLDHKPDIEMISAGRRNKALSLAQRVVLPDGFMVVMKRSHVSKCFLTIPYKWCLKNNLLARQEVVMQVDQKKWVMKFNFFGSRGRGGISTGWKKFVQDNNLRESDVCVFEPTNSETKPLHLHVYIFRAAEAESSNNG from the exons ATGAAATTGTTTTCTTCACTAATAAATTCCTTAAAAGTAAGATATCTCTCGGTGGTGGCAACTGgcaagagagagaggaagaagatggaagagaACTGCGAGGACTGCATGCAATGGGAAGAAGAACTCTACTGGACTCATTTCCAGACCCTCCATTTCTCTCAGCTCCTCCTTCCTGGTTTCCATCATCGTCTC GTCATACCTCAAAAGTTTTCAATACATTGCAAAAGAAAGCTACCACAGATTGTGACTCTCAAAAGTCCAAGTGGCGCTATATACAATGTGAGAGTCgagcaagatgatgatgaaaagacACTGGCTTTTCGTAGTGGGTGGGAAAAGTTTGTGAAAGATCATTCGCTAAAGGAGAATGATCTATTGGTCTTCAAGTTCCATGGAGTGTCTGAGTTTGAAGTTTTGATTTTCGATGGACAGACCTTGTGTGAGAGACCCGCTTCTTATTTCGTCAGGAAATGTGGACATGCAGACAAGACCAAAG TATCTCAGACCGGTTatgatcaagaagaacattTTAACTCTGACATTGATACAGCATCTGCCCAGCTTCCTGTTATCTCTCCAACTAGTACCGGACGAGTCAGTAAAGAAAAGTATCCCTTTAGCGGTTTAAAGAAGATGCGAGGAGAAATAAGTAATGATAGTCTCGATCATAAACCTG ACATTGAGATGATTTCAGCTGGTCGCAGAAATAAAGCCTTATCTCTGGCTCAGAGAGTCGTTTTGCCGGATGGTTTCATGGTGGTCATGAAACGCTCTCATGTGTCGAAATGTTTTCTG ACAATCCCATACAAATGGTGCCTGAAGAACAATCTTTTAGCACGTCAAGAAGTGGTGATGCAGGTGGATCAAAAGAAATGGGTCATGAAGTTTAACTTTTTCGGATCACGTGGTCGTGGTGGGATATCAACCGGGTGGAAGAAGTTTGTACAAGACAACAACTTGCGGGAGAGTGATGTCTGTGTGTTTGAGCCAACAAATTCTGAAACAAAACCGCTTCATCTCCATGTCTATATTTTCCGTGCTGCAGAAGCGGAAAGTAGCAACAACGGTTGA
- the LOC104729928 gene encoding B3 domain-containing protein REM16-like isoform X5: MKLFSSLINSLKVRYLSVVATGKRERKKMEENCEDCMQWEEELYWTHFQTLHFSQLLLPGFHHRLVIPQKFSIHCKRKLPQIVTLKSPSGAIYNVRVEQDDDEKTLAFRSGWEKFVKDHSLKENDLLVFKFHGVSEFEVLIFDGQTLCERPASYFVRKCGHADKTKASAQLPVISPTSTGRVSKEKYPFSGLKKMRGEISNDSLDHKPAGRRNKALSLAQRVVLPDGFMVVMKRSHVSKCFLTIPYKWCLKNNLLARQEVVMQVDQKKWVMKFNFFGSRGRGGISTGWKKFVQDNNLRESDVCVFEPTNSETKPLHLHVYIFRAAEAESSNNG, translated from the exons ATGAAATTGTTTTCTTCACTAATAAATTCCTTAAAAGTAAGATATCTCTCGGTGGTGGCAACTGgcaagagagagaggaagaagatggaagagaACTGCGAGGACTGCATGCAATGGGAAGAAGAACTCTACTGGACTCATTTCCAGACCCTCCATTTCTCTCAGCTCCTCCTTCCTGGTTTCCATCATCGTCTC GTCATACCTCAAAAGTTTTCAATACATTGCAAAAGAAAGCTACCACAGATTGTGACTCTCAAAAGTCCAAGTGGCGCTATATACAATGTGAGAGTCgagcaagatgatgatgaaaagacACTGGCTTTTCGTAGTGGGTGGGAAAAGTTTGTGAAAGATCATTCGCTAAAGGAGAATGATCTATTGGTCTTCAAGTTCCATGGAGTGTCTGAGTTTGAAGTTTTGATTTTCGATGGACAGACCTTGTGTGAGAGACCCGCTTCTTATTTCGTCAGGAAATGTGGACATGCAGACAAGACCAAAG CATCTGCCCAGCTTCCTGTTATCTCTCCAACTAGTACCGGACGAGTCAGTAAAGAAAAGTATCCCTTTAGCGGTTTAAAGAAGATGCGAGGAGAAATAAGTAATGATAGTCTCGATCATAAACCTG CTGGTCGCAGAAATAAAGCCTTATCTCTGGCTCAGAGAGTCGTTTTGCCGGATGGTTTCATGGTGGTCATGAAACGCTCTCATGTGTCGAAATGTTTTCTG ACAATCCCATACAAATGGTGCCTGAAGAACAATCTTTTAGCACGTCAAGAAGTGGTGATGCAGGTGGATCAAAAGAAATGGGTCATGAAGTTTAACTTTTTCGGATCACGTGGTCGTGGTGGGATATCAACCGGGTGGAAGAAGTTTGTACAAGACAACAACTTGCGGGAGAGTGATGTCTGTGTGTTTGAGCCAACAAATTCTGAAACAAAACCGCTTCATCTCCATGTCTATATTTTCCGTGCTGCAGAAGCGGAAAGTAGCAACAACGGTTGA
- the LOC104729928 gene encoding B3 domain-containing protein REM16-like isoform X1, translated as MKLFSSLINSLKVRYLSVVATGKRERKKMEENCEDCMQWEEELYWTHFQTLHFSQLLLPGFHHRLVIPQKFSIHCKRKLPQIVTLKSPSGAIYNVRVEQDDDEKTLAFRSGWEKFVKDHSLKENDLLVFKFHGVSEFEVLIFDGQTLCERPASYFVRKCGHADKTKGTDFTATSSRSPEIHFNPVGVETSPNQQRLISPPVVDNELEDLIDIDVEIDTMLTPRLVVSQTGYDQEEHFNSDIDTASAQLPVISPTSTGRVSKEKYPFSGLKKMRGEISNDSLDHKPDIEMISAGRRNKALSLAQRVVLPDGFMVVMKRSHVSKCFLTIPYKWCLKNNLLARQEVVMQVDQKKWVMKFNFFGSRGRGGISTGWKKFVQDNNLRESDVCVFEPTNSETKPLHLHVYIFRAAEAESSNNG; from the exons ATGAAATTGTTTTCTTCACTAATAAATTCCTTAAAAGTAAGATATCTCTCGGTGGTGGCAACTGgcaagagagagaggaagaagatggaagagaACTGCGAGGACTGCATGCAATGGGAAGAAGAACTCTACTGGACTCATTTCCAGACCCTCCATTTCTCTCAGCTCCTCCTTCCTGGTTTCCATCATCGTCTC GTCATACCTCAAAAGTTTTCAATACATTGCAAAAGAAAGCTACCACAGATTGTGACTCTCAAAAGTCCAAGTGGCGCTATATACAATGTGAGAGTCgagcaagatgatgatgaaaagacACTGGCTTTTCGTAGTGGGTGGGAAAAGTTTGTGAAAGATCATTCGCTAAAGGAGAATGATCTATTGGTCTTCAAGTTCCATGGAGTGTCTGAGTTTGAAGTTTTGATTTTCGATGGACAGACCTTGTGTGAGAGACCCGCTTCTTATTTCGTCAGGAAATGTGGACATGCAGACAAGACCAAAGGTACTGATTTTACTGCTACCTCTTCAAGATCACCTgagatacattttaaccctgtTGGTGTTGAAACTTCACCAAACCAGCAACGTCTTATATCTCCTCCAGTAGTTGATAATGAGCTAGAAGACCTCATTGACATTGATGTTGAAATTGACACAATGCTAACTCCGCGTCTTGTAGTATCTCAGACCGGTTatgatcaagaagaacattTTAACTCTGACATTGATACAGCATCTGCCCAGCTTCCTGTTATCTCTCCAACTAGTACCGGACGAGTCAGTAAAGAAAAGTATCCCTTTAGCGGTTTAAAGAAGATGCGAGGAGAAATAAGTAATGATAGTCTCGATCATAAACCTG ACATTGAGATGATTTCAGCTGGTCGCAGAAATAAAGCCTTATCTCTGGCTCAGAGAGTCGTTTTGCCGGATGGTTTCATGGTGGTCATGAAACGCTCTCATGTGTCGAAATGTTTTCTG ACAATCCCATACAAATGGTGCCTGAAGAACAATCTTTTAGCACGTCAAGAAGTGGTGATGCAGGTGGATCAAAAGAAATGGGTCATGAAGTTTAACTTTTTCGGATCACGTGGTCGTGGTGGGATATCAACCGGGTGGAAGAAGTTTGTACAAGACAACAACTTGCGGGAGAGTGATGTCTGTGTGTTTGAGCCAACAAATTCTGAAACAAAACCGCTTCATCTCCATGTCTATATTTTCCGTGCTGCAGAAGCGGAAAGTAGCAACAACGGTTGA
- the LOC104729928 gene encoding B3 domain-containing protein REM16-like isoform X4 — protein MKLFSSLINSLKVRYLSVVATGKRERKKMEENCEDCMQWEEELYWTHFQTLHFSQLLLPGFHHRLVIPQKFSIHCKRKLPQIVTLKSPSGAIYNVRVEQDDDEKTLAFRSGWEKFVKDHSLKENDLLVFKFHGVSEFEVLIFDGQTLCERPASYFVRKCGHADKTKASAQLPVISPTSTGRVSKEKYPFSGLKKMRGEISNDSLDHKPDIEMISAGRRNKALSLAQRVVLPDGFMVVMKRSHVSKCFLTIPYKWCLKNNLLARQEVVMQVDQKKWVMKFNFFGSRGRGGISTGWKKFVQDNNLRESDVCVFEPTNSETKPLHLHVYIFRAAEAESSNNG, from the exons ATGAAATTGTTTTCTTCACTAATAAATTCCTTAAAAGTAAGATATCTCTCGGTGGTGGCAACTGgcaagagagagaggaagaagatggaagagaACTGCGAGGACTGCATGCAATGGGAAGAAGAACTCTACTGGACTCATTTCCAGACCCTCCATTTCTCTCAGCTCCTCCTTCCTGGTTTCCATCATCGTCTC GTCATACCTCAAAAGTTTTCAATACATTGCAAAAGAAAGCTACCACAGATTGTGACTCTCAAAAGTCCAAGTGGCGCTATATACAATGTGAGAGTCgagcaagatgatgatgaaaagacACTGGCTTTTCGTAGTGGGTGGGAAAAGTTTGTGAAAGATCATTCGCTAAAGGAGAATGATCTATTGGTCTTCAAGTTCCATGGAGTGTCTGAGTTTGAAGTTTTGATTTTCGATGGACAGACCTTGTGTGAGAGACCCGCTTCTTATTTCGTCAGGAAATGTGGACATGCAGACAAGACCAAAG CATCTGCCCAGCTTCCTGTTATCTCTCCAACTAGTACCGGACGAGTCAGTAAAGAAAAGTATCCCTTTAGCGGTTTAAAGAAGATGCGAGGAGAAATAAGTAATGATAGTCTCGATCATAAACCTG ACATTGAGATGATTTCAGCTGGTCGCAGAAATAAAGCCTTATCTCTGGCTCAGAGAGTCGTTTTGCCGGATGGTTTCATGGTGGTCATGAAACGCTCTCATGTGTCGAAATGTTTTCTG ACAATCCCATACAAATGGTGCCTGAAGAACAATCTTTTAGCACGTCAAGAAGTGGTGATGCAGGTGGATCAAAAGAAATGGGTCATGAAGTTTAACTTTTTCGGATCACGTGGTCGTGGTGGGATATCAACCGGGTGGAAGAAGTTTGTACAAGACAACAACTTGCGGGAGAGTGATGTCTGTGTGTTTGAGCCAACAAATTCTGAAACAAAACCGCTTCATCTCCATGTCTATATTTTCCGTGCTGCAGAAGCGGAAAGTAGCAACAACGGTTGA